One Pseudomonas sp. MM213 genomic window, GATCTCCTTGTCATCCAGCTGGCCTTCGCGCAGGCGCTTGCGGAACAGCTGGCGGGTGTTGGAGTCGGCCGATGGGGCGTCATCGTTGTTGAAGCCCATGCGCGCCGGTGGCAGCAGGGCGTCGAGGATGCGCTCTTCCGCGGCGTCTTCGGCGCGGTGGCGAACCTTGGTCATTTCCTGTTCGCGCAGCAGCTTGATGGCAGCATCGGCCAGGTCGCGAATGATCGACTCGACATCGCGGCCGACGTAGCCGACTTCGGTGAACTTGGTCGCTTCGACTTTGATGAACGGTGCGTTGGCCAGTTTGGCCAGGCGACGGGCGATCTCGGTTTTGCCGACGCCGGTCGGGCCGATCATCAGGATGTTCTTCGGCGTTACTTCAACGCGCAGCTCTTCCGGCAGTTGCATCCGGCGCCAGCGGTTACGCAGCGCGATGGCGACGGCGCGTTTGGCATCGTCCTGGCCGATGATATGGCGGTTGAGTTCGTGGACGATTTCACGGGGAGTCATGGACATAATATTTTGACGGACCTTAAACAAGATGAGTCGTGGCGTGGGGCCGAAACAGACTTACTCGTCGCCTTTGGCGCAGTCCTGCTCCTCAATGGTCTGGGTGTGGTTGGTGAATACACAAATGTCGCCGGCAATGCCGAGGGCGGTTTCGACGATTTCCCGGGCTGACAGGTCGGTTTTCTTCAGCAGCGCACTGGCGGCGGCCTGGGCGTAGGCGCCGCCGGAACCCATGGCGATCAGGCCTTGTTCAGGCTCAACAACGTCGCCGTTGCCGGTGATGATCAAGGACGCGTCTTTGTTGGCGACCGCGAGCATGGCTTCGAGGCGGCTGAGGGTGCGGTCGGTGCGCCATTCTTTGGCGAGTTCGACGGCGGCGCGAACCAGATGGCCCTGGTGTTTCTCCAGTTGACCTTCGAAGCGTTCGAAAAGGGTAAAGGCGTCAGCCGTGGCGCCAGCAAAACCGGCGAGGACTTCGCCGTGGTAGAGGCGACGAACTTTCTTCGCGTTGCCTTTCATTACGGTATTGCCGAGAGAAACCTGGCCGTCGCCGCCCATGACGACTTTGCCGTGGCGGCGAACTGAAACGATGGTGGTCAAGGGAGAGTCTCCACGCAGCGGGGCGAAAATGCCTTATGCCAACTCATATGGGGGTGGTGGAGCGTTTTTCAACTGCGGGGCGGGAGAGGGGACGAGCGGTGTTGCGCGGGGGAAGGTGTGTTGTCTGATCTGACGCCTTCGCGGGCAAGCCTCGCTCCTACAGGTAATGCACCGTTCACAAATACGGCGAACGGTGCATTTTACGGCGTTCGCAATATCGCAAACGCCCCGTTACCTGTAGGAGCGAGGCTTGCCCGCGAAGAACGATAGCGCGGTGCTGCTGACGGAATCAGCGGTTCTGGCGTTGTTGTAACAACAGGTTGCTGAACCCGGCACCGGACAGTTGTTTCTGCGCGGTGGTCAGCTGTTCGCGGTTGCTGAACGGCCCGACCAGCACCCGATACCAGGTCTCGTCCTTCACCGTGCCGGACTCAACCGATACCGCCTGGCCGAGCAGGATGATCTGCGCGCGCACCTTGTCTGCATCAGCCTCCTTGCGGAACGAACCGGCCTGCAGGAAGAACTTGGTCACCGGTGCCGCCTTGGCCACGGGTGGCGGTGGCGGCGGGGTGATGCCAGCCAGTGCCGCCTGAGCCCGCGCTGTGTCGATCTTCGCCGCTTCCGCCGGGGTTACCGGCGTGGTCGGTACAGCCGGCGTCGGCGGTGTTTTCTCCGGCACGGCATCCGGCGGCACGATGACTTCCGATTCCGGCAGCAAGGTGTAGAAGTCGTACTTCGGCTTCACCGGTTGCGTCGGGCTCGGCGGGGTCTTGTTGGCCTCGGCGACCTTG contains:
- the hslV gene encoding ATP-dependent protease subunit HslV, giving the protein MTTIVSVRRHGKVVMGGDGQVSLGNTVMKGNAKKVRRLYHGEVLAGFAGATADAFTLFERFEGQLEKHQGHLVRAAVELAKEWRTDRTLSRLEAMLAVANKDASLIITGNGDVVEPEQGLIAMGSGGAYAQAAASALLKKTDLSAREIVETALGIAGDICVFTNHTQTIEEQDCAKGDE
- a CDS encoding SPOR domain-containing protein produces the protein MAAKKKPAPKRGASRYQAPAKQPIPGWLWMAIGLTVGAFIVFLMKLEPGKGSDSVKREKIEQQKATKVAEANKTPPSPTQPVKPKYDFYTLLPESEVIVPPDAVPEKTPPTPAVPTTPVTPAEAAKIDTARAQAALAGITPPPPPPVAKAAPVTKFFLQAGSFRKEADADKVRAQIILLGQAVSVESGTVKDETWYRVLVGPFSNREQLTTAQKQLSGAGFSNLLLQQRQNR